The following DNA comes from Streptomyces sp. NBC_00273.
GGGACAGCGCCACCTGCGGGATGGTGACGGCGATCATCAGCCAGCTGACCGCGAGCATGGTGTTGGACTCGGTGAAGACCAGGTAGGAGGCGGCGGTGAGCTGGATGCCGTTGCCCAGGTTGGTGATGAAGGTCGCGGGGATGAGCAGTCGTTCTGCCCGATTGGGACGGGGCGGGGCGATGGTGGACACAGTGCTCCTCGGAGGTCAGGCTCGGATGTCGGCCGGCTCGGCCACGGGCGCGAAGGCCAGGGCCGCGGTCGACAGGAGGGGGAGTCGCAGCGGAGCGACGGGGTCGGTCGGGAAGGCACCGGCCGGCAGGCTCAGATCGGCGCCGGCCCGCTCGGCACGGGCCGCGAGGTCGACGAGCAGCGGCGCGGCGCACGCGGTCAGCGTCCGGACGGCGAGGACCAGGTCGCCGAGGTCGCTCGGGATGCCCGGGGCCACCCGGTCCGCCTGCTTCAGCAGCCGGTCGAGGTGCACGACGATCAGGTCCGCGGCCCGGTGGAGGCTGAAGCTCTCCAGTTCGTAGTGGGAGCGGAACCGCTCGACGACGATCCCCGCCTCCTGCGCACCGGTCTCGGAGACCGGCAGCAGCGCGTCCGCCGGAACCCCCGCGAGTAGCTGCTCCAACCGACCCGCGAGGTGGTTCCACGGATCGACCAGCCGGGAGCTCGACAGGCTGTCCAGCGCCTCACGGCTGAAGTTCGTCCGGGAGTGCTCCGGCGCGGTGAGCGCCAGGTAGAAGCGCACCAGGTCGCGCGGTACCTCGGCCACCAGATCGGCGGCCCAGACCACGTGGCCCTTGCTCGTGGAGAACTTCTGGTTCTCCAGCTCGTAGAACTCGTTCGACACGATGGCGTGCGGCTCGACGTACCGGTCGCCGTGCGCCATCAGCAGGGCCAGGTGCGTCATGCCCCAGAAGTAGACGTTGTCGAATCCGAGGAAGTACACGAGGTCGATGCCGTGCTCGGACAGCCAGTGCTCGTCGAAGCGGTCGGTGTGCTCACCGAGCTGCTCGGCCGCGTACCAGGTGCAGTACATCGAGGCGGCCATGCCCTCGGCCCAGGCGTTGAGGACCTGGCCCGGCGTCTCGGTGAACGGCGCCGGGATGCCCCATGCGGTGGGGTAGGTGATCGGGAAGTCCGGCAGCGGGCGGTCCAGCGCCTCCCGGACGAGCTGCGCGGTGTGCGGGCGCAGCACGTCCCGGTGCCGGACGTAGTAGTCGGCGAGCCGGTCGCGGTACTCCTCCATCGGAAGCACGAGGATCTGCGCCTCGCGGTGGGTGACCACGGCGTCCGGGTCGACGGTGGAGCGGGGGCGCAGCAGTTCGTCGAAGTTGTTGGGGTGTCCACAGGACTCGCACAGTCCGCCGCGGCTCTCCACGAGGCACACCGGGCAGTCGCCGGCGACCAGACCCTCCATCAGGTACTCGCCGGTGGCCTCGACGTACGGCAGCAGCACCGTCTTGAGCCGGAAGGCCCCCTCGCTGTGGAGGTCGGTGACGAAGTCGATGACGGTCTGGCGGTAGCCCTTGTCGAAGGGGGCGAAGCCGTCGACGGAGACGCCGGCCGCCTCCAGGGTGGCGCGGATCTGGGTGGCGGAGCGCAGGGCCAGCTCCTCCGGGGTCAGACCGGCGCGGGCGGCGCTGGCCACCACGTAGGTCTGGCTGTCGTCGGTACCGCTGGTGAAGATCACCGGCCGGTCCGAGGCCCGCAGGTAGCGTGCGTACACGTCGCCCGCCAGGTACGGGCCCGCCAGGTGTCCGGTGTGCAGGTCCCCGTTCGGGGTGGGCGGCGGCGCGATGATGACCGTACGGCGTGTCATGCCTGGACTCCTTCGTGGCGGGCTGCGAACCGCTGGGTCATGTCGAGGTCCCACCAGACGCTGTACATCTCGAAGTCCGCGTCGGACTCGTTGATCACCCGGTGGTCGGAGCCGGGGGTGAAGTGGACGATGTCCCCGGTCGTGAAGGGCTTGCGGACGCCCTGCGACTCCAGGACGGCGGTGCCGGCGACGGCGATGAAGATCTCGTACTCGTGGTGGGCGTGTGCGGTCGATGCGGTGCCGGGGCGGATCACGCACCAGGACCCTTCGAACGGGGCGTTGAGCTCGGGCCAGGGCAGCAGCCGCTGCGCGTCGAGGCCGTTCTCGTGCGTCAGTCCTTCGCGGTCGAGTGGCTGGGTGAGCATGTGCTTCGGTCTCTCCTCGTCAGGCGGGTACGGCGCGTGTGGGGTGCGCGGGTCTCAGACCGCGCCGGCGAGAGCGAGCTCCCGCACGTCCGGGATCTCCACGGAACGGGTCCGGCGGTGCGCCAGGATGTCCTCGGTGATCTCGGCGGAGCGGCCCGCGAGCACGCTGAGCAGCGAGTCGGCGATGCCGTGGGTGGCCTCGTTGACGCCCTGCAGGTAGCAGGCGGCGGTCGCGGGGCGGCCGAGGTCGAGCCGGTAGTTGCGGCTGACGTTGATCTCCTCGACACCGATCGACTCCGCGAGGGCCTTGACCGCCCACGGCATCTCGCGGACGAAGCCGGTGCCCAGGAGCACCAGGTCCGTGCGCATCTCCCGCTCGGCGCCCGACTTGCGGTCGACGAGGGTCAGGACGACCTCGTCGCCGTCCATGCGGGCACCGGTCACGTCCGTCATGGCGTGCATGCCCAGGCGTTCCTGGCCGGAGCGGCGGTCCTGGTAGAACTGCCGGTACAGGCCGTCCAGGGTGGCGGGGGAGAGACCGCCGTAGTTGGAGCGGTACATCTCGCCGAGGAGCTGCTGGCGGGCCTCGGGCGAGGAGCCGTAGAACTCGTCGATGAAGGACGTGTAGTAGAGCTCGTTGGTGAACTTGCTGCTCTCGTAGCCGTTCAGACCGATGGAGCGCATGATCATCGTCGGCTTGCACTCGGGCAGGTCCCGCAGCGCGGCGCCGAACAGCTCGGCCGCGCTCTGCGCGCCGCCGATCACCGCGACGCGGTGCGGCAGGTCGGCCCGCACCCCGGCGATGCGCTGCGTGTACTGGGTGCTGTGGATGACGCGCTCGGCGGGCAGACCGTCGAACACGGCGGGGACGTGGGCGTCACGGCCCGCACCGATCACGAGGTAGCGGCAGCCGATGGTGTCGCCGTTGGCAAGGGTGACCAGCCAGCCGGCGACCTCGCCGTCGTCTCCCGTCACCGCCTCGACGCCGGCGCATTCGCGGCCGTATTCGACCTGCACCGTCTCCAGTTCATTGGCGACCCATTGCAGGTACTCGGATATCTCGCTGCGGTAAGGGACGAAACTCGCCAGGTTGACGAAGGCGTCGAGACGCGCCTGCGAGTGAAGGAAATTGACGAAGGAGAATCTGCTGCACGGATTGCGCATGGTGACCAGGTCCTTGAGGAAGGACACCTGGCTGAGCGCGTCGGGCAGCAGCATGCCCCGCTGCCACACGATGTCCTGCTCGCGCTCGATCAGCAGGGTGTCACCGGCCAGCTCGGGTGCGAGCTCCTCGACGGCGACCGCCAGCGCCAGGTTCGCCGGGCCTGCGCCGACTGCGAGCAGTTCGACATTGCGATGCGCCATGGAAGTACCTCCAGATGGAACAGGTGGACAGGTTCGTACGGTCAGGCAGGACGGTTCGCGTCCTTGCGTTGCCTCCCGGGTGATGACCACATTCCATGGCAGCGGCAGATTGCCCGGAAGCCGTCTCGGCCACGGACAATCAACTCGGCGACGGCCCTCGCGGGCGGGTTGATTGGCCGGTGTTCCCGACTACTTCCGGTCAACTCCGAGTGCCATTTCCATGGGTTCTCGTGATCAGTTGCGTCACACGCATCCGGCTGGCCGAACCATCCCTCGGGCAGCCGGGCTTCCATCGAAACCCCATGAGAAGGAGCCCTCGTGCCGCTCACCGAGCCCATCACCCCTGCCGGCGCGCTCTACCGTTCCGAGAGCCCCACACGGGTCGCCACGCGCCGACGTCTGCTGATGTGCCGGCCCCGGCACTACGACGTCACGTACTCGATCAACCCGTGGATGAACCCGCAGCACGCCACGGACAACGCGCTCGCCGTCAGCCAGTGGGAGGGCCTGCGCGACCTGTACCTCGAACTCGGCCACGTGGTCGAGGAGATAGACCCCATCGAGGGCCTGCCCGACATGGTGTTCGCGGCCAACGGCGCCACCGTCGTCGACGGCAAGGTCTACGGGGCCCGGTTCCGGCACGCGGAGCGCACCGCCGAGGGGCCCGCGTACCTGCGGTGGCTGGAGGGCCGCGGCTACACGGACACGCTGTGGCCCGAGTTCGTCAACGAGGGCGAGGGCGACATCCTCACCGTCGGCCGCCGCCTGCTGGCCGGTGCCGGCTTCCGTACGGACCCGCGCTCCCACCTGGAGGCGCAGGAGTTCTTCGGCCTCCCGGTCACCTCGCTGATGCTGGTCAACCCGGAGTACTACCACCTGGACACCGCGCTCTCCGTGCTGTCGGAGGACGAGGTCATGTACTACCCGGCCGCCTTCTCCCAGGGCAGCCAGGCCGTACTGCGCGCCATGTTCCCCACGGCGATCCTGGCCACCGCCGAGGACGCGGCCGTCTTCGGCCTCAACGCCTTCTCCGACGGCCGCCACGTGCTCCTGCCGGCCGCGGCCACCGGCCTGCACGCCAAGCTGCGGGCGCGCGGCTTCGAGCCGATCGGGGTCGAGCTCTCCGAGCTGCTCAAGGCCGGCGGCAGCGTCAAGTGCTGCACGCTGGAACTGCGCGATCGCTGACCGCGCAACCCTTTCGGCGGCGACGGTGTTTCTACCGTCGCCGCACGGCCCTGGCGGTGGGCCGGGTCGTGGCGAACGAAGACCATGACGAACGAAGGAGTCCCGCCATGTCGACCCCCGGTCCGCTCAGCGGTGCCAGCGCCACGGTGGCGGTCCATCCCACGCCCTTGGGACCGCTCGTGCTGGCGGCGACGGACGACGCGCTCGTGCTGTGCTGCTACGGCACCACCGAAGGAGCCGCGGAGCGCCTCGGCCGGGCCGGACTGCGCCCGGCCGGACCGGGGGAGGCGGGCGCCCCGGGCCAGAAGGTCCTGGACGAGGCCCGGGAACAGATCGACGCGTACCTGGCCGGTACGCGCCGGGACTTCACCGTCGCGACGGACCTGCGGCTCGCCACCCCGTTCAGCCGGCGCACGAACCTGATGCTGGCCGAGTTCGTCCCGTACGGGCGCACCGCGACCTACGCGGAGCTCGCCCGGGCCCTGGACCGGCCCGGCGCCGCGCGCGCCGTCGGCACGGCGCTGGGATCCAATCCGCTGTGCGTGGTGCTGCCCTGCCACCGGATCATCGGCTCCACGGGCAGTCTCAGCGGCTACGCGGGAGGACTGGAGGCCAAGCGCCATCTGCTCGCCCTCGAAGCCGCGACCGCGCCGGCCGCCTGAATCCGCCCTCCCCGCTGCAGAAAGCAGAGCATGTGAGCGCGTACGAGCCGTCCCAGCTCCCCGGCCTCGAACTGCCCGGCCCGGCCTTCGCCCCACCCGCGCCAGGGACCCTCGACTGGACGGGGCTGGCCGCGGAACTGAACGCCGAGGGGGTGGCGGTGACCCCGCCGCTGCTGTCGCCCGAGCAGTGTGCGCAGCTGCGGGACCTCTTCGACCACCCCACCGCCTTCCGCAGCACCGTGACCATGGCGCGGCACCGCTTCGGCGAGGGCCTCTACCGCTACTTCGCCTACCCGCTGCCCGAACTGGTCCAGGACCTCAGGGAGCGGCTGTACCCACCGCTCGCCCTGATCGCCAACGAGTGGGCGCGGCGTCTGGGGCAGCCGGCCTTCGCCCCCGACCACGAAGGACTGGTCGAGGCGTGCGCGGCCGCCGGGCAGCACCGCCCGACCCCCCTCCTGCTCCGGTACGGGCGGGGCGGCTACAACTGCCTGCACCAGGACGTCTACGGCGACCTGACCTTCCCGCTCCAGGTGGCGATCATGCTCGACCGCCCGGACGAGGACTTCACCGGCGGGGAGAGCGTGTTCGTCGAACAGCGCCCGCGCGCCCAGTCCCGCCCGCTCGTCAGGCGGCCGACCCAGGGCCAGGGCCTGATCTTCACGGTCGACCACCGCCCGGTGCGCTCGGTGCGCGGCTGGAGCCGGGTGACGTTGCGGCACGGCGTGAGCGCCGTCCTCAGCGGGCAGCGCCACGTGCTGGGCGTCATCTTCCACGACGCGCGCTAGGAATCGTCCTGGGGAACGTCTATGCCCGAAGGCGGCGGAATCCTCCGGTCCGAGGACCCGGTTTCTGCCGCCCCGTTCCAGCGGACCGGCGGAACACGCGGTTCCCGCGGGTCAGCGCCGCGTACGGCGCGCCCGCCCCCGGCGAGAACCGCCGCTCGCGCTGGAGTTCCGCTGGAGTTCCGCCCCACCGGGCTTCCGTACGGTCGCCTTGCGACGGAGCGCCGATCTTGACGAGCCGTCGTGCACCACGGCTGATCGGGCGGTCCAACGTGAGGAGCGGTGGCGAACATGCAGCACGTCCAGGGCGCACAGGTCGCGACATCAGGGCACGATCCCGGACCCGACGGTCCGAGCCTGTCGCTCAACAGCTCTCAACACCGGCTCATCACCGCGTCCCTGCAATCGCTGGCGCAGGAGATGAACGACATAGCCGAGCAGGCGTCCGCACTGCTCACGACGCCGGCGGGCGGTCCGTCCACCGATTCCGAGGTCTTCACCCGGATCGCCCGCAGAACCGTGCCCCGCTGGCACTTCGCGATGCTGAACGACACCGAGCGCAACGACGCCCTGGCCGGCGCCTTGGCCCGTGGCGTTCCGTCGGGAGCGACCGTGCTGGACATCGGCTCGGGGAGCGGGCTGCTCGCCATGGCGGCGGCCCGGGCGGGCGCGGCGCGCGTCATCACCTGCGAGATGAACCCGCTGCTCGCGGAGGTGGCCCGGCAGGTGATCGACGCCCACGGCTTCAGCGACGTCATCACGGTGATCGGAAAGCCGTCGACCGCGCTGGAGATCGGCCGTGACCTCGACGGCCCGGTGGACGTACTGGTCTCGGAAATCGTCGACTGCGGGCTCATCGGCGAGGGGCTGCTGCCGTCGATCCGGCACGCGCGCCGGCATCTGCTGAAGCCCGGCGGGATCATGTTCCCCTCCGCGGCCCGGATCCTCGGCCGGCTGGTCAGCAGCGAGGAGATCCTGCGGCTCAACCAGGTCACCACGGCCGGCGGCTTCGACGTGTCGCTGATGAACACGCTCTCAACCCGGGGCCACCTACCGGTGCGCCTGAGCACCTGGCCCCACCGGTTCCTGTCCGAGACCACCACGGTCGTCTCGTTCGACCTGGCCGAGGACCCCCTGGAGCCGGGCGAACGCCAGGTCGACCTCACCGCGAGCACCGACGGGGAAGCGCACGCCCTGGTCGTCTGGTTCGAGCTGGACATGGCGGCCGGCACCACGCTGACCAACTCCCCGGAGAACACCACGTCGCACTGGATGCAGGGCTGGGTCCCGCTGGAGAAGTCCGTCCAGGTGAAGGCCGGCGAGAGCGTCCCGCTCCGGCTCCGGTGGAGCGACTTCTCCCTCGGCGTGCACGTCTGACCGACCCCGCCGGCGGGCCCACCCCGTACCGCCGGCCGTACCTCCTGC
Coding sequences within:
- a CDS encoding methylated-DNA--[protein]-cysteine S-methyltransferase, which encodes MSTPGPLSGASATVAVHPTPLGPLVLAATDDALVLCCYGTTEGAAERLGRAGLRPAGPGEAGAPGQKVLDEAREQIDAYLAGTRRDFTVATDLRLATPFSRRTNLMLAEFVPYGRTATYAELARALDRPGAARAVGTALGSNPLCVVLPCHRIIGSTGSLSGYAGGLEAKRHLLALEAATAPAA
- a CDS encoding cupin domain-containing protein, with translation MLTQPLDREGLTHENGLDAQRLLPWPELNAPFEGSWCVIRPGTASTAHAHHEYEIFIAVAGTAVLESQGVRKPFTTGDIVHFTPGSDHRVINESDADFEMYSVWWDLDMTQRFAARHEGVQA
- a CDS encoding 50S ribosomal protein L11 methyltransferase, with product MQHVQGAQVATSGHDPGPDGPSLSLNSSQHRLITASLQSLAQEMNDIAEQASALLTTPAGGPSTDSEVFTRIARRTVPRWHFAMLNDTERNDALAGALARGVPSGATVLDIGSGSGLLAMAAARAGAARVITCEMNPLLAEVARQVIDAHGFSDVITVIGKPSTALEIGRDLDGPVDVLVSEIVDCGLIGEGLLPSIRHARRHLLKPGGIMFPSAARILGRLVSSEEILRLNQVTTAGGFDVSLMNTLSTRGHLPVRLSTWPHRFLSETTTVVSFDLAEDPLEPGERQVDLTASTDGEAHALVVWFELDMAAGTTLTNSPENTTSHWMQGWVPLEKSVQVKAGESVPLRLRWSDFSLGVHV
- a CDS encoding class I tRNA ligase family protein, whose amino-acid sequence is MTRRTVIIAPPPTPNGDLHTGHLAGPYLAGDVYARYLRASDRPVIFTSGTDDSQTYVVASAARAGLTPEELALRSATQIRATLEAAGVSVDGFAPFDKGYRQTVIDFVTDLHSEGAFRLKTVLLPYVEATGEYLMEGLVAGDCPVCLVESRGGLCESCGHPNNFDELLRPRSTVDPDAVVTHREAQILVLPMEEYRDRLADYYVRHRDVLRPHTAQLVREALDRPLPDFPITYPTAWGIPAPFTETPGQVLNAWAEGMAASMYCTWYAAEQLGEHTDRFDEHWLSEHGIDLVYFLGFDNVYFWGMTHLALLMAHGDRYVEPHAIVSNEFYELENQKFSTSKGHVVWAADLVAEVPRDLVRFYLALTAPEHSRTNFSREALDSLSSSRLVDPWNHLAGRLEQLLAGVPADALLPVSETGAQEAGIVVERFRSHYELESFSLHRAADLIVVHLDRLLKQADRVAPGIPSDLGDLVLAVRTLTACAAPLLVDLAARAERAGADLSLPAGAFPTDPVAPLRLPLLSTAALAFAPVAEPADIRA
- the ddaH gene encoding dimethylargininase; translation: MPLTEPITPAGALYRSESPTRVATRRRLLMCRPRHYDVTYSINPWMNPQHATDNALAVSQWEGLRDLYLELGHVVEEIDPIEGLPDMVFAANGATVVDGKVYGARFRHAERTAEGPAYLRWLEGRGYTDTLWPEFVNEGEGDILTVGRRLLAGAGFRTDPRSHLEAQEFFGLPVTSLMLVNPEYYHLDTALSVLSEDEVMYYPAAFSQGSQAVLRAMFPTAILATAEDAAVFGLNAFSDGRHVLLPAAATGLHAKLRARGFEPIGVELSELLKAGGSVKCCTLELRDR
- a CDS encoding 2OG-Fe(II) oxygenase, with product MSAYEPSQLPGLELPGPAFAPPAPGTLDWTGLAAELNAEGVAVTPPLLSPEQCAQLRDLFDHPTAFRSTVTMARHRFGEGLYRYFAYPLPELVQDLRERLYPPLALIANEWARRLGQPAFAPDHEGLVEACAAAGQHRPTPLLLRYGRGGYNCLHQDVYGDLTFPLQVAIMLDRPDEDFTGGESVFVEQRPRAQSRPLVRRPTQGQGLIFTVDHRPVRSVRGWSRVTLRHGVSAVLSGQRHVLGVIFHDAR
- a CDS encoding SidA/IucD/PvdA family monooxygenase — its product is MAHRNVELLAVGAGPANLALAVAVEELAPELAGDTLLIEREQDIVWQRGMLLPDALSQVSFLKDLVTMRNPCSRFSFVNFLHSQARLDAFVNLASFVPYRSEISEYLQWVANELETVQVEYGRECAGVEAVTGDDGEVAGWLVTLANGDTIGCRYLVIGAGRDAHVPAVFDGLPAERVIHSTQYTQRIAGVRADLPHRVAVIGGAQSAAELFGAALRDLPECKPTMIMRSIGLNGYESSKFTNELYYTSFIDEFYGSSPEARQQLLGEMYRSNYGGLSPATLDGLYRQFYQDRRSGQERLGMHAMTDVTGARMDGDEVVLTLVDRKSGAEREMRTDLVLLGTGFVREMPWAVKALAESIGVEEINVSRNYRLDLGRPATAACYLQGVNEATHGIADSLLSVLAGRSAEITEDILAHRRTRSVEIPDVRELALAGAV